One Sediminibacillus dalangtanensis genomic region harbors:
- the asd gene encoding aspartate-semialdehyde dehydrogenase: MQNQQGYHVAVVGATGAVGQKMLETLEKKAFPLASLTLLSSSRSAGKKIAFKGEELTVKEATPESFEGVQIALFSAGGSVSKSLAREAVNRGAVVIDNTSAFRMDEEVPLVVPEVNEEDLSSHKGIIANPNCSTIQMVAALQPIKKSHGITRVIVSTYQAVSGAGTSAAEELREQSKAFLNGEELEAEIMPVKGDKKHFPIAFNALPQIDTFEENGYTFEEMKMINETKKIMHAPNLPVAATCVRLPFFTSHAESVYIEVEKEGLQAADIHEVLRNADGITLEDDPSEQEYPTPLSAAGKSDVFVGRVRKDPDHPKGFHLWVVSDNLLKGAAWNSVQIAESLIKNNLL; encoded by the coding sequence ATGCAAAATCAACAAGGGTACCATGTTGCCGTCGTAGGGGCGACGGGAGCAGTAGGACAAAAAATGCTGGAAACTCTTGAAAAAAAAGCGTTTCCTTTGGCGAGTTTAACATTGTTATCTTCCAGTCGTTCAGCTGGTAAAAAAATAGCTTTTAAAGGTGAGGAATTAACGGTAAAAGAAGCAACTCCTGAAAGTTTTGAAGGAGTGCAAATCGCTTTGTTTTCAGCAGGGGGATCAGTATCCAAAAGTCTGGCCCGCGAAGCAGTAAACAGAGGAGCCGTTGTCATTGACAATACAAGTGCTTTTCGCATGGATGAAGAAGTTCCGCTCGTTGTGCCTGAAGTAAACGAAGAGGATCTTTCCAGTCACAAAGGTATTATCGCCAATCCGAATTGTTCAACAATTCAGATGGTGGCTGCCCTCCAGCCGATAAAGAAATCTCATGGTATTACTCGAGTAATCGTTTCTACTTATCAAGCAGTTTCGGGCGCTGGTACTTCAGCTGCGGAAGAATTGCGTGAACAATCGAAAGCATTTTTGAATGGTGAGGAACTAGAAGCGGAAATTATGCCAGTTAAAGGTGATAAAAAGCATTTTCCAATTGCATTTAATGCCCTTCCGCAAATAGACACGTTCGAGGAGAACGGCTATACATTCGAAGAAATGAAAATGATAAACGAAACGAAAAAAATCATGCATGCACCGAATCTTCCTGTAGCTGCAACTTGCGTACGTCTTCCATTTTTCACTTCACATGCAGAAAGTGTGTATATTGAAGTAGAAAAAGAGGGGCTGCAGGCAGCTGATATCCATGAAGTATTGCGGAATGCGGATGGCATTACGCTTGAAGATGATCCATCAGAACAGGAATATCCTACCCCATTAAGCGCAGCAGGCAAAAGTGATGTTTTTGTCGGTCGAGTGAGAAAAGACCCAGACCATCCGAAAGGCTTCCACCTTTGGGTCGTATCTGATAATCTACTAAAAGGGGCAGCATGGAATTCTGTGCAAATCGCAGAAAGTCTTATAAAAAATAATTTGCTGTAA
- the dapG gene encoding aspartate kinase, giving the protein MSKILVQKFGGTSVRDKDTRASAAGHIKDAIDEGYKVVVVVSAMGRFPDPYSTDALLQLVGFPHTQISKREQDLLLSCGETISSVVFSNELKEAGIHSISLTGAQAGFITSGDFTEAKIKEMNPERVKKELEMYDVVVVAGFQGKTEDGEITTIGRGGSDTSAAALGAGLGAEYIDIFTDVEGIMTADPRVVETARILDVVTYSEICNLAYQGAKVIHPRAVEIAMQAKVPIRVRSTHTKDTGTLVTSSRESAKGKDIPDRLVTGIAHISDITQVRVNTNKEPYRLHSEVFKAMAAAGISVDFINISPTGVVYTIPERFTDQAVDLLERLDYEPIITKDCAKVSLVGAGMTGVPGVTAKIVQTLTDAGVHILQSADSHTTIWVLIHQEDLVPAVNALHNTFELDIQQD; this is encoded by the coding sequence ATGAGTAAAATATTAGTTCAAAAGTTCGGTGGAACATCTGTGCGAGATAAAGATACTCGGGCAAGTGCCGCCGGACATATTAAAGATGCGATTGACGAAGGCTATAAAGTAGTAGTGGTGGTTTCAGCCATGGGAAGGTTTCCGGATCCTTATTCGACAGATGCCCTGCTCCAGCTTGTCGGATTCCCGCATACACAAATTTCGAAGCGGGAACAGGATCTGTTGTTATCCTGCGGAGAAACAATTTCTTCTGTTGTTTTTTCCAATGAATTAAAAGAAGCAGGAATCCATTCCATTTCACTGACTGGAGCACAAGCTGGTTTTATTACAAGCGGGGATTTTACCGAGGCCAAAATTAAAGAAATGAATCCAGAACGTGTGAAAAAAGAATTGGAAATGTATGATGTGGTAGTGGTAGCGGGTTTCCAAGGTAAAACGGAGGATGGGGAAATCACCACAATCGGAAGAGGAGGAAGCGATACCTCTGCCGCCGCATTGGGAGCAGGACTTGGTGCCGAGTATATCGATATCTTTACAGACGTAGAAGGGATCATGACGGCAGATCCGCGAGTTGTGGAGACTGCAAGGATATTGGATGTAGTTACTTATTCAGAGATTTGCAATCTTGCTTATCAGGGAGCAAAGGTCATCCATCCACGAGCAGTCGAAATTGCGATGCAGGCAAAAGTGCCAATAAGAGTCCGTTCCACTCATACGAAGGATACCGGAACATTGGTTACTTCCTCCCGTGAATCGGCGAAAGGAAAAGATATTCCCGACAGGCTTGTGACAGGGATTGCTCATATTTCCGATATCACACAAGTGAGGGTAAATACGAACAAGGAGCCTTACCGCTTACATTCGGAAGTTTTTAAAGCAATGGCTGCAGCTGGGATTTCTGTCGATTTTATAAATATTTCTCCTACTGGTGTGGTATACACTATACCAGAGCGATTTACAGACCAGGCTGTCGATTTGCTGGAAAGATTGGATTACGAACCAATCATTACGAAAGATTGTGCAAAAGTATCTTTAGTAGGCGCTGGAATGACAGGTGTACCTGGCGTGACTGCCAAGATTGTCCAGACATTGACAGATGCAGGGGTTCATATCCTTCAGTCAGCAGACAGCCATACGACGATTTGGGTTCTAATCCATCAGGAAGATCTTGTACCAGCGGTAAATGCACTTCATAATACTTTTGAGCTGGATATCCAGCAGGATTGA
- the dapA gene encoding 4-hydroxy-tetrahydrodipicolinate synthase, with protein MKGVRIAMNFGRVLTAMVTPFDNKGNVDLEKTTELVNYLLKNGSDGLVIAGTTGESPTLTKEEKIAVFKRVVKDVDKRVPVIAGTGSNNTYATIEFTKKAEAAGVDAALLVVPYYNKPNQRGIYEHFAAVARETALPIMLYNIPGRSVVRMEPETVIELAKIPNIVSIKDSTGDLDAISTIIENTSATFTLYSGDDSLTLPIAAVGGDGIVSVSSHIIGKEMQEMLTAFEMGDTSKASQLHRQLLPIMKGMFMAPSPTPVKTALQIKGMDVGGVRLPLVPLTGEERNQLTQLLSGK; from the coding sequence ATGAAAGGAGTCCGTATTGCCATGAATTTCGGCAGAGTACTAACAGCAATGGTCACTCCGTTTGACAATAAGGGGAACGTAGACCTGGAAAAAACAACAGAATTGGTGAATTATTTATTAAAAAACGGTTCCGATGGACTCGTCATTGCAGGAACGACCGGTGAATCACCGACCCTGACGAAGGAGGAAAAAATAGCCGTTTTTAAGCGTGTTGTAAAAGACGTGGATAAACGAGTGCCTGTCATCGCCGGTACGGGAAGCAACAATACCTATGCCACCATTGAGTTTACAAAAAAAGCAGAGGCAGCTGGTGTGGATGCCGCATTGCTGGTTGTCCCTTATTACAATAAACCGAATCAGCGAGGGATCTATGAACACTTTGCTGCAGTCGCCAGGGAAACTGCTTTACCGATAATGCTTTATAACATTCCTGGTCGCTCGGTTGTGAGAATGGAGCCGGAAACAGTAATAGAACTGGCAAAAATACCGAACATTGTGTCGATTAAAGATTCGACTGGCGATTTGGATGCAATCTCGACAATAATCGAAAATACTAGTGCTACTTTTACTCTATATAGCGGGGATGACAGCTTGACCCTTCCGATAGCAGCTGTCGGGGGAGACGGTATTGTATCTGTTTCTTCCCACATCATTGGAAAAGAGATGCAGGAAATGCTGACAGCCTTTGAAATGGGAGACACGAGTAAAGCTTCCCAGCTGCACCGACAATTACTTCCAATCATGAAAGGCATGTTCATGGCTCCATCGCCAACACCTGTCAAGACTGCTCTTCAAATCAAAGGGATGGATGTCGGAGGAGTTCGTCTGCCGCTTGTTCCGTTGACCGGAGAGGAAAGAAATCAACTAACGCAACTATTATCCGGTAAATGA
- a CDS encoding ClpP family protease has translation MGKDTSKQDNQDQNNQSSLVQKIQQLGQSTVPQAPDSNIHVLPIIGQIEGHVQLPPQNKTTKYEHLIPQIVAIEQNPKIEGLIVLLNTVGGDVEAGLALSEMIASLSKPTVSIVLGGGHSIGVPIAVSTDYSFIVPTATMTIHPIRLTGLVIGVPQTFEYLDKMQERVINFVKQHSDIEEEKFKDLMFAKGNLTRDIGTNVVGADAVKYGLIDDVGGVMEAMSKLNDLIEKEKQSGEMLQ, from the coding sequence ATGGGAAAAGATACATCTAAACAAGACAACCAGGATCAAAATAATCAATCGTCACTGGTGCAAAAGATTCAGCAGCTAGGTCAGTCTACTGTACCGCAAGCGCCGGATTCCAATATTCATGTACTGCCAATCATCGGGCAGATTGAAGGACACGTACAGCTGCCTCCGCAAAATAAGACAACGAAATATGAGCATTTAATTCCACAAATTGTGGCGATAGAGCAAAACCCTAAAATTGAAGGGTTAATCGTTTTACTCAATACTGTAGGAGGAGACGTAGAAGCCGGTCTGGCTTTGTCGGAAATGATTGCTTCTTTGTCTAAGCCTACCGTTTCTATTGTACTTGGAGGCGGGCACTCAATCGGAGTGCCGATCGCTGTGTCTACTGACTACTCTTTTATCGTTCCGACGGCAACCATGACGATCCACCCGATCCGATTGACGGGACTGGTAATCGGTGTACCGCAAACCTTCGAATATTTGGATAAAATGCAAGAGCGGGTCATTAATTTTGTCAAACAACATTCGGATATTGAAGAAGAAAAATTTAAAGATTTGATGTTTGCTAAAGGAAATCTGACAAGAGACATAGGTACCAATGTTGTCGGGGCTGATGCCGTGAAATATGGATTGATTGATGATGTAGGTGGTGTCATGGAAGCCATGAGTAAGTTGAACGATTTGATAGAAAAGGAAAAACAATCGGGAGAGATGCTGCAATGA
- a CDS encoding YlzJ-like family protein, whose protein sequence is MILYTPLTEDEIFGVDQEAFANRQFININGRTVHVERNKDGSYSILQLISTDPQDYLDETYTPGTIISRH, encoded by the coding sequence ATGATTTTATATACGCCGCTGACAGAGGATGAAATATTCGGAGTCGATCAGGAGGCGTTTGCCAATCGACAATTTATCAACATAAACGGGAGAACTGTCCACGTAGAAAGGAACAAAGACGGATCATACAGTATTTTGCAACTGATTTCTACTGATCCACAGGATTACCTTGATGAAACGTATACACCAGGAACGATTATTTCTCGCCATTAA